One genomic segment of Tubulanus polymorphus chromosome 4, tnTubPoly1.2, whole genome shotgun sequence includes these proteins:
- the LOC141903867 gene encoding uncharacterized protein LOC141903867, whose translation MSLYVENLLAGALPQTSLKWDPHHEDALKAIPSITGQKVPASDDLMTSDPRDAGLTDTDWLEQQFDLSLFDSLADVQHYDSAEDEQLDPELAIAESTIDEQLSFINSLPVDGILPLLAGSPAGGDFEKVARELMQTIAEQDFLSDTCSSYDSADSSLLPPLSPCSSGWNDSFSPLSPDETVFSYAPSSPEELLLSPGTPEELLLNPGTSEELFQNHGTPEELLNPGISEPEELLLNPSAPEESHDFTAINSVVITDVPLIRVDPEPVVIQVLTDPPSPSFSSYSDDSNDPDFIPAIPTPSNKRRITPYCRPGDVKVVVPKLKSATTKTGKASPVDKKQRKKLQNKNAATRYRVKKKSEAELIDVEYQELTGRNEELTEQVDQLTREIQYLKDLIHEVQKAKGII comes from the exons ATGAGTTTATACGTAGAGAATTTATTAGCCGGGGCTCTGCCCCAAACCTCGCTTAAATGGGACCCTCATCATGAAGATGCTCTGAAGGCCATCCCATCGATCACTGGTCAGAAAGTTCCAGCCAGCGATGATTTAATGACCAGTGATCCTCGTGATGCCG GATTAACTGATACCGATTGGCTGGAACAGCAGTTCGATTTGAGTTTGTTCGATTCACTCGCCGACGTACAGCATTACGACAGCGCCGAAGATGAACAGCTCGACCCGGAACTCGCGATCGCCGAGTCGACGATCGATGAACAGCTATCGTTCATTAACTCTCTACCGGTCGATGGTATTCTACCGTTACTCGCCGGTTCGCCAGCAGGTGGCGACTTCGAGAAAGTCGCCCGGGAGTTAATGCAGACGATTGCCGAGCAGGATTTCCTATCGGACACGTGTTCAAGTTATGATTCAGCTGATTCGAGTTTGTTACCACCGTTGAGTCCGTGCAGTTCTGGATGGAACGATAGTTTTTCTCCGCTGTCACCGGATGAGACGGTCTTCAGTTACGCTCCTTCATCACCCGAGGAGCTGCTCCTGAGTCCTGGCACTCCTGAGGAGCTTCTTTTAAATCCGGGTACAAGTGAGGAGCTTTTCCAGAATCATGGCACTCCTGAGGAGCTTCTGAATCCTGGTATATCCGAACCCGAAGAGCTGCTCCTGAATCCTAGTGCTCCTGAGGAGTCTCACGATTTTACAGCTATCAATTCAGTTGTTATCACCGATGTTCCTCTAATCCGTGTGGATCCGGAACCTGTTGTAATCCAAGTGTTAACTGATCCGCCTTCTCCGTCGTTCAGTTCTTATTCCGACGATTCGAATGATCCCGATTTTATTCCCGCAATTCCTACTCCGTCGAATAAACGTAGAATCACGCCATACTGTCGTCCGGGCGACGTCAAAGTCGTCGTGCCGAAATTGAAATCGGCGACGACGAAAACCGGCAAGGCGTCGCCGGTCGATAAAAAACAGCGCAAGAAACTTCAAAATAAGAACGCGGCGACTCGGTACCGCGTTAAGAAGAAATCGGAGGCCGAATTGATCGACGTCGAGTACCAAGAGTTGACCGGTCGTAACGAGGAGTTGACCGAACAGGTCGATCAGTTAACACGTGAGATTCAATACTTAAAAGATCTAATTCACGAAGTACAGAAAGCAAAGGGTATCATTTAA